Proteins co-encoded in one Christiangramia fulva genomic window:
- a CDS encoding Pycsar system effector family protein: MNNLIEKADKFVEDLFKEKLPNTFIYHNYQHTLRVVKSTKEIIDNSEINVKEEEPLLLAAWLHDTGYTQAYRGHEKKSAEIAESFLKKNNATPELIEKVKQYIMATNFNSQPKGLEEEIIRDADSSHFGKDYFEETSELLRQELEMHNIKNFTNSEWLQENIRVLTEKHQYYTDYAIKEWQPKKEENLLELIESKHKREKKLKKEEHKARMKAKFKNDNPERSIQTLFRITLRNHIKLSDIADTKANILLSVNAIIISLAIANLIPKLEAASNKHLLIPSLILILFSVASVILSIMSTRPNVTSGEFTRDQVKNREVNLLFFGNYHKMPFDQFKWAINELMEDKDYVYEMLMLDLHLLGKVLHKKYLLLRLTYTVFMVGIIISVIAFILAFYLM; the protein is encoded by the coding sequence ATGAACAACCTTATTGAGAAAGCCGATAAATTTGTAGAAGATCTATTTAAGGAAAAGCTGCCCAATACCTTTATTTATCATAATTATCAACATACCCTGAGAGTAGTTAAAAGTACTAAAGAAATTATCGATAATTCTGAAATTAATGTTAAAGAGGAAGAGCCGTTATTACTGGCCGCATGGCTGCATGACACCGGTTATACACAGGCATATCGAGGTCATGAAAAAAAGAGCGCTGAAATTGCCGAATCCTTTCTGAAAAAAAATAATGCCACACCAGAACTAATAGAAAAGGTAAAACAGTATATAATGGCTACTAACTTCAACTCCCAACCAAAAGGTCTGGAAGAAGAGATCATCAGGGATGCCGACTCTTCACATTTTGGAAAGGATTATTTTGAAGAAACCAGTGAGCTTTTGCGGCAGGAACTGGAAATGCATAATATTAAAAATTTCACCAATAGCGAATGGTTACAGGAAAACATAAGGGTATTGACCGAAAAACATCAGTATTATACTGATTATGCCATAAAAGAATGGCAGCCAAAAAAGGAAGAAAATCTTCTCGAGCTTATCGAAAGTAAACATAAACGCGAAAAAAAGTTAAAAAAGGAAGAGCATAAGGCCCGTATGAAGGCCAAATTTAAAAATGACAATCCAGAAAGAAGTATTCAAACCCTCTTTCGTATTACCCTAAGAAACCATATTAAATTAAGTGATATAGCTGATACCAAAGCGAATATTCTACTCTCGGTGAATGCCATCATTATTTCGCTGGCCATTGCGAACCTCATTCCAAAACTTGAAGCGGCATCAAATAAACACCTTCTTATTCCATCCCTGATCTTAATCCTTTTCAGCGTTGCCTCTGTGATCCTTTCCATTATGTCTACACGGCCCAATGTAACGAGTGGCGAATTCACCAGGGATCAGGTTAAAAACAGGGAAGTAAACCTGCTTTTTTTCGGAAATTATCATAAAATGCCTTTTGATCAGTTCAAATGGGCCATAAATGAATTGATGGAAGACAAAGATTATGTATATGAAATGCTAATGCTGGACCTTCATCTTCTTGGGAAAGTCCTCCATAAAAAATACCTGCTGCTAAGGCTTACTTATACCGTATTTATGGTAGGAATAATTATTTCGGTAATTGCTTTTATCCTCGCTTTTTACCTAATGTAG